The genomic stretch CCGGGTTCGCCGACGCGCTCGAAAAAGTCTTCCAGCGCGACCTTCAGTGCAGCACCGAGGTGCAGCTGTCCGACTGGCGGGGGCGCGGCTGGAAAGCCAAGTCGCTGGAGTGGCTGGCGGCACGCTTCGAATTCTTGCTGTGAGCGCGCGTCCGGGAGCACCGGCCGAAGGGCGTTGAGGGTGGGCCGTGTCGTCTGCTGTCCATGCCGCCTTGTCGACGCACGCCTTCGTCAGCGACTTCTGCGAGCGGGTCGGCCCCGGACTGTGGGCCGAGCCGCTGAACGTCGGCAGCAGCCTGGCCTTCGTGGTCGGCGCGGTCTGGCTGGCGCGTGACATCGCCCGGGCGCCGGCAGGCGCAGCCGGGGGCCGCCGCTGGTCGCTGGCGTTGCTGGCAGCCTGCCTCGGCTTCATGGGCGCCGGGTCGATGGCGCTCCACACCCTGGCCACCGGCTGGGGGGCGTCGCTCGACATGCTCGCCATCCGCTGCTTCTTGTTGTGGTTCGTCACCTGCTTTCTGCGCTGGATGATGGGCTGGAGCTGGCCGTGGGCGCTGCTGGGCATGCCTGGGCTGTACCTGCTGGCCGAAGGCTGGCTGCGCCTGGGCGGACCCGAGGCGCTGTTCGGCCTGCATGCCTACCTGCCCGCGCTGTGGACGCTGCTCGCGTGCACCCTGGCTTTGGCCGCGCGCGGCGACCCCGCCTGGCGGCTGTTTGCGCTGGCGGCCGTGTCGCACGGGGCCAGCCTGGCGTTTCACCGCCTCGACGGCGAACTGTGTCGGGCGCTGCCGCTCGGCACGCACTTCATCTGGCACCTCTTCAATGCGGCGCTGTGTTTCGCGGTGGCCCGCTGCGTGACTCGCCGCGCGCTCGACAGGCTCGAGCATCCCGGCGTGGTGCCGGCAGGGGCGCCGCCCGTCGCGGGGTGAGACGCCGCGCGACAGTCCGGTTCAGCCCAGGCCCTGCGCGGCCGCGACCGGCAAGGCGGGCGGCGGGGCGGCAGCGCGCCAGGTCTCGCTGTCGTCGAGCGGCAGCGGCTCGTCATGAGGGAGCACGGGGGCCAGCGACACGACACGACGGTCGACGTCCAACAAGCGGCGGAAGTAGGCGATCGTCTCGCGCAGGCCGTCTTCGAGGTGCACCTGGGGTTCCCAGTCGAGCAGCCGGCGCGCACGACCGATGTCGGGGCAGCGTCGCTTGGGATCGTCGGCCGGCAGCGGGCGGAACACCAGCCGCGACCGGCTGCCGACCAGCCTCAGGACCAACTCGGCCAGCTCGAGCACGGTGTTCTCGCGCGGGTTGCCGAGGTTCAACGGGCCCTCCACTTCTGCATGCATCAACCGCAAGATGCCTTCGATCAGGTCGTCGACATAGCAGAAGCTGCGGGTCTGCTCGCCCGCGCCATAGATCGTGATGTCGTCGCCGCGCAGCGCCTGCACGATGAAGTTGCTCACGACACGGCCGTCGCCGGGCTGCATGCGCGGCCCATAAGTGTTGAAGATGCGGGCGATGCGCACCGGCACCTGGTGCTGACGGTGATACGCGAAACACAGGGTCTCAGCGCAGCGTTTGCCCTCGTCGTAACAGGAGCGCGGCCCATGGATGTTCACATGTCCCGCGTAGCTCTCGACCTGCGGATGCACTTCGGGGTCGCCGTAGACCTCGCTGGTGGACGACTGGAAGATGCGCGCCCCACAGCGCAGCGCCTGCTCCAGCAGGTTGTGCACGCCGACGACGCTCGACAAGGTCGTGTGGACCGGGTTGCGCTGGTAGTGCAGCGGGCTCGCCGGGCACGCGAAGTTGAAGATGCCGTCGGCGTCGAGCGGGAGGGGCCGCACCACGTCGTGCTCCCGGAGCTTGAACCGGCGGTGCCGGGCCAGATGCTCCAGGTTGCGACGCGAGCCGGTGGAGAAGTTGTCGAGCACTGTCACGCGGTGGCCAGCCTCGAGGAGGCGGTCGCACAGGTGGCTGCCGAGAAAACCGGCGCCGCCGGCGACGATAGCGTGTCGAGGAGTCATCACAGCTGAACAGAGTCGTGCTCCGCCACGTTGAGCAAATGCCATTCCCTCCCGCCATCAGGGCCAGCCTGCGCGGCGTCGGCTCAGGCGTTGGCGATCTCGTGCGCCGCCAGGCGCCGCCCGATCTCGAAGTTCAGCTCGCTGGTCAGCTGCTGCCGTGTCACGGCATTGGGGTGGTACCACACCAGCAGCTCGAAGCCCTTGGCGCCGCCGCCGAGCGACAGCAGGAACACGCTGGGTTCGGGCTGCTTCAACACATGCGTGTTGCCCGCCGCCACCTCGATCAGCAGCCCGCGCACCAGTTCGATGTCGCTGCTGCCGGCGACGTTGACGGGCACCCGCAACCGGACCGGGCTGTTCAGGTAGGCCAGGTTGAAGACGTTGTCGGTGATGAAGCGTTGGTTCGGCACCAGGATGGCGACGTTGTCGTTGGTGACGACCGTCGTGCGGCGCGCACCGATGTCCTGCACCACGCCCTCGATGTTCGCCAGCTCGATGCGGTCGCCGATCTTGATCGGGCGCTCCAGCATGATGATCAGGCCGCTGATGAAGTTGCTGAAGACGTTCTGGAGGCCGAAACCGACGCCAACGCCCAATGCGCCGGCCACCACGCTGAACGCCGTCAGGTTGACGCCGGCGTTCTGCAGCACGATGACAATGCCGACGATCAAGACCAGGTAGCGGACCACCGAGCCGATCGCCTGCCGGGTCCCCAGGTCCATCTGGAACCGCACCAGCAGCCGCGCCACCATCCACCGCCTCAGCTGCGCGGCGATCACGAACACCAGCATCAGCGCCAGCGCCAACTTCATCAACGACAACACCGTGAAGTTGGTGCCGCCGAAGGAAAACAACCGGATGTCGAGCGCGCCGAGTCGCGCGCCCCAGGTATCCCAATCCACGCAAAGACCTCCGTTTCGTCAGTTTCGTCAGTACAGGGCTGCATTAAAACAGGTGTTACGCCTCACTTCCGCTCGCGCCGGCCCCACAGCCGGATACACGGCGGGAACACCGTTTGCTGTTCAGCTCGGGCACAAAACGCAAGGGGGTCAGAGTGCGCATCGCCTACATCACGGAGACCTATCCGCCTGAACTCAACGGTGTGTCGCTGACGGTGGAACGGACCGTCGAGCATTTGCGCGCACATCACGAGGTCGAGTTGGTACGCCCGCGCCAGCCGCACGAAGCGGCACGCAACGACGCAGAAGAATGGCGCACCTGGAGCCTGCCGCTGCCGATGTACCGCGACCTGCGCTTCGGCCTGGCGCTACAGCGCACCCTCCGAGAGCGCTGGCAGGCGCGAACGCCCGAGCTGGTTCATGTCGCCACGCCCGGCCCCCTGGGCTGGGCGAGCGTGCGCGCGGCCCGCTCGCTGGGTGTCGCCGTGACCAGCGACTTCCGCACGAATTTCCATCAATACAGTCACTATTACGGGCTGGGGTGGTGCGAACCCGTGGTGCGGGGTTATCTGAAACGCCTGCACAACGGATCACACCGGACCTTCGTCCCCACCCACGGCATGCGGCGCATGCTGGCCAAGCACGGTTTCGAACGGCTGGCGGTCGTGGGCCGCGGTGTCGACACCGAACACTTCTCGCCGATCCACCGCAGCAACAGCCTGCGCACCCAATGGGGTGCCAGCCGTCACACCCCGGTGGTGTTGTACGTCGGGCGCCTCGCCGCCGAAAAGAACGTGCCGCTGGCCTTGTGCGCCTTCGATGCCATCCGGGCCGCCCATCCGCAGGCCCAGATGGTGGTGGTCGGCGACGGCCCGATGCGCAAACGCTGGGAGAACGAATACCCGTCGGTGCGCTTCGTCGGCGCCCAGCGTGGCGAGGAGCTGGCACGCCATTACGCCTCCGCCGACATCTTCCTGTTCCCCAGCCTCAGCGATACCTTCGGCAACGTTGTGCTCGAAGCGATGGCCTCGGGTCTGACCGTGGTGGCCTACGACACGGGCGCCGCCGGGGAACACATCGACGATTGCGAAAGCGGCTTGCTGGTGCGCCCGGGCGACGAGGCAAGCTTCATCGCCGCCGCCTGTGCGCTGGCCGCGCAACAGGGCGAATTACGGCCGATGCGCGACGCCGCGCGTCGGGCGACCCTCGAGATGACCTGGCGTTCGATCCTCACCCGCTTCGAAACCCATCTGCTGGATGCAGCGCATGCAGTGGAAACAACGCACGCACGCACCGCTTGCCCGGCTTGAGTTCGGGCTGTTGAAACAACACCGGACCCTGTGGGCGCAACGCGACCTGCTGTGGACACGCCGTCTGCACCAGGCGTCGAACTACCGCGTCCTGGTGCTGCTGCTGGCCCTCGTCAGCCGGCTCGGCAACGGGGTGCTGTGGTATGCGAGCATGGGGGTGCTGCCCCTGGTCGCGGGCGCGCAAGGCTGGGCCTGCTCGCTGCGCATGATGCTGCTGGGCCTCGTGAACCTGACCATTTATTGGCTGCTCAAACGCTGGGCGGGCAGGCCACGGCCCTTCGTCGCCTGCCAGGACATCCGCGCCTGCACCCGCGCGCTCGACCAGTTCAGCTTCCCGTCGGGCCACACGCTGCATGCGGTGGCCTTCTCGACGGTGCTGCTTCAGTATTTCCCGGCCCTGGCCTTCGTGCTGCTGCCTTTCACGCTGCTGATCGCCCTGTCGCGCGTGGTGCTGGGCCTGCACTACCCGAGCGACGTGCTGGCCGGCGCGGCGATCGGGGCCTTGATGGCGGTCGGCGTGCTGATGTTGTTCTGAGCCAGCGGCAGCGACGCGTCGTCCTGCGGGTGCCAATAGGTCGCCGGCAGCGTGGCGGCGCAAGATGTCTCTTGCCACTGGCGCACGAACTCGGCCACGGTGTAGGCGCGGCGGTACTGCAGATGCCAGGCCAACAGGCGCTGCCAGGAGCGCCGCACCCAGAAGTGGTCGGCATCGTGCGGATGCAGCTCGAACCGCACCAACAGTTGCGAGTCCTGCCCGGCCTGATAGAGCGCGCTGTTCCAGCACACCGATGCCAGCCGGCGCCAACCGGCGCGCGTCGAGTAGCACACGCTGGGGCTGGTGATGGCCTGGCGGTGGGGCAGCGTGTAGATCTTCCGCAAGGTGCTGGTGTAGCTCAGCGGCACCACCGACAGCGCCTGCCAGGTGCCGGGGCTGAGCAGCCAGGCCGGTGCGACGAAGCCATACAGCGGCCAGCGGTTGGCCTGGAACCAGCGCACGCCGGCCACCAGGCGCTGGGTGGCGGCCTCGCAGCTCAAGGCTGCGAACTCGCCTTCACCGGCCGTGTACCACTGGCGGCGCAGCCGGTCGATCGGCCCGCTGGGCGTGCCGTCGTCCTGGTGGGTGTACCCGTGCAGCGCCAGTTCGTCGCCACATTCCTGGCGTTGGGTCAGCGTGGCCTCGAATTCAGGGTTGCGCGGCGAGCCGTGGTAACGCGGCACCGCCAGCAGTGTCAGCGGGACGGGCGCGACTTCGCCCACGGCGTCGATCACCCGCTGACAGGCGGCCCAGGTCGACGGGGCCACGTCATGCAGTACGACACAAAGACTCGGTTCCATCAAGCCTCCGTTGGGGATGAGAGCGACAAGCTAGGAGCCGCAGCCGCGCGCCGCATCAGCAGGCGGCGGTAGCGGGCCATCAGGGTGGGCATCACGCTCGACCAGTCGTAGAGCTCGGCCCGGGCCCGCGCGGCGCGAGACAGTTCTCGCCGGTCGCGGGCAAAACAGGTTTCGATCGCCTGTGCGAAGTCGTCCGGATGCGCGCGGTCGACACCGACCCCGACGCTGTCGTCGACCAATTCGGCCAGGCCCTCGGCGCGGCGCGCCACCAGCGGCAGACCACAGGCCATGGCCTCCAACGCCGCCAACCCGAAGGTCTCCTGATCGCCGGCGTGCACGAAGGCATCGGCGCTCGCCAGCACGCGGGCCAGCCGCAGGCTGTCGTGCTCGAAGCGCCGCACCACCACCCGGGCCCCGCTCGGCGGGGTCGGGCCTGCGCCCAGCGCGAGCAGCACATAAGGCGGCCCGAGCCGGGCGACGGCGCTGCACAGCAGATCGAGATGTTTCTCCGGCGCGAAACGACCGGCATAGACGAGCAGCCGTGCATTCGGGGGCAGCCCCAGCGAAGCCCGCCAGACGGCGTCGAAGCGCTTGGGATGGAACACCTGCGTGTCCACCCCCAACGCCTGCCGCTCGACACCGTCCAGGCCCATGTCCTGCAGATGCGCGCGCATCGCTTCGCTGGGGGCCAGCACCAGGTCGAACTGGCTGTAGAGGCGTTTCATATAGAGGCGTGCAGCGCGGGCGGCGAGCCGGCCGCCGACGCGCTGCGCCATCGCCTCGAGGTTGGAATGGCAGAAGGCGACGGTCGGCACCTCGAGACGGCGACCGGCGTCGAGCACCGACCAGGCCAGGCGATAGGGGTCGCCGGACTCGAACAGGTCGGGCGCCAGCCGGGTCAGCACCTGCGCGCACGCGCCGCGCTGCAACGGCATGCGGTAACCGTGCGAGAACGGCAACGGCACGGCCGGCACCCGGACCATACGCTCGCCGTCGTTGACCGGCGCGGCAATCGTGTGCCGCCAATCGGTGCAGCGCTGCAGCCAGGCGCGCTTGGCGTGCACGTAGCGACGCACGCCGCCGCTGGCAGCACTCCAGAACATGGTCACGTCGGCAAGGTGGGTGGAGGCCATGCGTCAGTCCTCGCTTACGCGGAGTTCAAAGCCCGGCGCCGCGTCAGGACGCAGGCACGTCGCGACGGCGCGGTTCACGCCGCCCTCGCCGGAACGAAACCAACCGCGGAACGCAACCAGATATGGCTTTCCGTAACCGAGCGCTGGCTTGGGCAGGGGATAAATTCCACGAAGCTCCCTCGTTTTGTTGGTGGGCAATGGCCTGCTTCAAGGCCGCATGGCGCTTCGGGAGAGGGCGGGGACCCGCCGCCTCCCGAGAGGCCGGCGGATGTCCTGTGGCAAACACCGTGCCTACGGCGCCTGGGCACGGCGCCTGCCGGTCGCCCTTGTCCGCCGTCGGCGGGCCCTCTTCCCCCTGGATACGAAAGGAGTCCGTCCATGAACCCGGTTTCTTCTCCTGGCGAGCGCGACGCCGTCCGCCCCGGCGGCGGTATGGCGCTACTGGCCACCATCGCTTTGGTGCTGCTGATCATCGGTGGCCTCAATTGGGCGCTGGTCGGGTTGCTCAACTTCGACCTGGTCGCCGCGATCTTCGGCCCGATGTCCGCGCTGTCGCGCGTCGTCTATGTCCTGGTCGGTGTGGCCGCGCTGTACGGCCTGGTGATGCTGCCACGGCTGATCCGACGTCCCTGAACCGTCGCCTGACGCTGGCGCTCACCTCCCGCCAGCGCCAGCGCGCGAGCGGCGCGGCGGCCACGTCGCAGCGCCGCTCGCCCATGGTGCCCGTCGGGGCGGTTACCCCCTGGTTCTTGTTGCAGTGCGGGATGCTTTTTGCACTGCACCTCGAAACCGAATCCCAAAAGTGCAGCAGGGTGTATTTTTTTCAGGAGACTTCATGCAACGATTGAAAACTCTTTGTTTCCTTTTGCTCGCGGGTTCGGTCACCCTGGGCGGCTGCAAGCCGCGTGAGAACGAGCCCTCGGAAAACGTTCAAGGCACGCCCGACAGCCGCCCGCAACCCGTTGCCACCCCCACCGGCCCCACCTCCACCGGCGCAGTGGGCAGCCCGTCCGACACCGGCACTTCGGGCGCGACCGGTACGGGGCCGACCGGCGGCAGTGCAGACAGTGCCACCGGGGTGGGCCAGGAAGCTGGGGGCACCGGTGTGCCGCCCTCTTCTTCGGCCGCCGGTGCCAGCGGCAGCGGCCCCTCGAACACCCAGAGCGGGGCCGGCAGCAGCATGGACAACAGCAGCGTGGCCGCGACCGGCAGTGGTGCGGTCAACGTCGAGTCGCCGCGCAGCACACCTGAAACGAGCAACCGTCTGGCAGGCGGTGTCGTGAGCGCCAGCGCGCAGCCGCCGGCCGCCGCCGCCAGCCGCGTCAATGCCAGCCCACTCGCGCTGGTCGACCAAAACTTCCTGACCAGCGCTGCCGCGGCGGGCCTGTTCGAGATGGCCGCCTCACGCGCTGCGGCCGACCGCGCCACACATGCCGACGTCAAGGCCTACGCCGCGATGCTGGTGAAGGACCACAGCGCCGCGCACGAAGACCTGCGCACGTTGGCGGCGCGCAAGAGCGTCAACCTGCCGACCGAAGTGCCCGCCGGACAGGTGCCCACGCTCGAAAAGCTGACCAACGCACGGGGCACCGACTTCGATCGCGCCTTCGTGCAGACCATCGGTGTCAGCGCTCACAAGACCGACATCTCGCTGTTCGAGAAGGCCGCCAATACCGCGCAAGATCCCGAGGTGCGTGCCTGGGCGGCCAAGATCCTGCCCAAGCTGCGCGAGCACCTCGCGGCGGCCCAAAAGCTGCCCGGCGCCTCCGGCGCCTGAACCGGAGACGGCATGCCCGCAACCACCCGCAGTCCCCGCACGGCCGCCCCAGGCGGCCGTGTCCCGGTGCCCTCCCCGGCCAGCCGCCCCGCCCCCACCGCACGTCGGCGTGCACGTGCGGTCCAGGCCGTAGGCGCTGCGCTCGCTCAGGCCTTGCAGCCACCCCCAGTCAAGCTCAAGTACGTGGCCGACACGATGCCGGGTTTCACACGCGTGAAGCGCGGCGCGGGCTTCGCCTATCTCGATACGAACGGCCAGCCGGTGCGCGACAAGGCACAGCTGCAGCGCATCCGGCAACTCGCGATACCACCGGCCTACACGGACGTCTGGATCTGCCCGTTGGAGGACGGCCATATCCAGGCGACCGGCCGAGATGCGCGCGGGCGCAAGCAGTACCGCTATCACGCCGAATGGCATGCCCAGCGTGACGCGGACAAGTTCGACCGCATGCTGGCCTTCGGCGCCGCGCTGCCCCGGCTGCGCGCGCGCGTGAAGCGCGACACCGAACGCCGCGGCCTGCCGCGCGAAAAGGTGCTCGCGACCATCGTGCACCTGCTCGACACAACCTTCATCCGCGTCGGCAACGACGAATACGCGCGCACCAACGGCTCCTACGGCCTGACCACCTTGCGCGACCGCCACGCCGACATCCAGGGCGATACGGTGCGGCTGCGCTTCAAGGGCAAGAGCGGCGTCCTGCATGAAGTGAACGTCAGCGACAAGCGCATCGCGCGCATCATGCGCAGCTGCCAGGACCTGCCGGGCCAGGAGTTGTTCCAGTACGTCGACGAGGACGGCGAGATCCGCACCGTCGGGTCGAGCGACGTCAACGACTACCTGCGCGAGAACACCGGTGAGGACTTCACCGCCAAGGACTTCCGCACCTGGCACGCCTCGGTGCAGGCAATCGAGTGGCTGATGCCCATCGTGGCCGAGAACAAGCGTGAGGCGAAGCGCCACATCAAGGAAGCCTTGACCGCGGTGTCCTCGCGGCTGGGCAACACGGTGGCGGTGTGCCGCAAGTCCTATGTCCACCCGAAGGTGCTGGAGTGCTTCACCGAAGGCACGCTGGCCCAGCACTGCGAGCCTTGCCGTCGTTTGCGGGTACCCACACGCTTGCTCGCCTCGGAACAGCGTCTGATGGTGTTCCTGCAGCTGTCGGCCAAGGCCGCCAAGGCGAGCGCGCGCAAGGCGAAATAACCCGAAGCGGTATGCGGCGAGGTCATGCACAACTTGCATAACCCCGTCGTCCCAATCGACTGCGCCAAGCCTACAGTTCTGGTTACGCGTTCGGGCCACAAGCCCGGGCCACCAGAAATGCTTTTCATCGAAAGGATACGGCGTGAGTCTGTCTTACGTGAACCCCTCGGTCGACAGCCCGTGGGGCACTTACTTGTCGCAAGTCGACCGTGTGATTCCCTATCTCGGTCCCCTGGCCCGCTGGGCCGAAACCTTGAAGCGCCCGAAGCGGGCGTTGATCGTCGACATCCCGATCGAGATGGACGACGGCAGCGTGCGGCACTTTGACGGCTTCCGGGTTCAGCACAACCTGTCGCGCGGGCCCGGCAAGGGCGGCGTGCGCTACCACCCCGACGTCACGCTCGAAGAGGTGATGGCCCTGGCGGCCTGGATGACGGTGAAGAACGCCGCGGTGAACCTGCCCTACGGCGGCGCCAAAGGCGGCATCCGGGTCGATCCGAAGCAGCTGTCGCAGAAGGAACTCGAGAAGCTGACGCGCCGCTACACCAGCGAGATCGGTTTGATCATCGGCCCACAGCAGGACATCCCGGCACCGGACGTGAACACCAACGCGCAGATCATGGCGTGGATGATGGACACCTATTCGATGAACGTCGGTGCCACGGCCACCGGCGTCGTCACCGGCAAGCCGATCCACCTCGGCGGCTCGCTGGGCCGCGTCAAGGCCACCGGGCGAGGTGTGTTCGTGACGGGCCGTGAAGCCGCCCGCCGCATAGGCCTGAACCTCGACGGCGTGCGCGTCGCGGTGCAAGGTTTCGGCAACGTCGGCAGCGCTGCCGCCGAGTTGTTCGTCGGCGCCGGCGCCAAGCTGGTCGCGGTGCAGGACCACACCGGCAGCATCGCCAACCCGAACGGCATCGACATGGCCGGCTTGATGGAAACGCTGCGCTCGGAAGGCGGCGTCGGCGGCTTCCGCAATGCCGAGCACCTCGACGACGAATCGTTCTGGGACGTCGATTGCGACATCCTGATCCCCGCCGCACTCGAAGGCCAACTGACCGCCGACCGTGCACGCCGCACCAAGGCCAAACTCGTGCTCGAGGGTGCCAACGGCCCGACGCTGTCGAGTGCCGACGACATCCTCCACGACCGCGGCGTGTTGGTGGTGCCGGACGTGATCTGCAATGCCGGCGGTGTGACCGTCAGCTACTTTGAATGGGTGCAGGACTTCTCGAGCTTCTTCTGGAGCGAGGACGAGATCAACGTGCGCCTCGACAAGATCATGGTCGACGCGTTGAAGAAGATCTGGGACACGTCGGAGCGGCACCAGATTTCGCTGCGCACCGCCACCTTTGCAGTGGCCTGCGAGCGCATCCTGATGGCACGCCAGGAGCGCGGGCTCTACCCCTGAGCCCCTGGCGGAGACCGTGGCGAGCGGGCCAGCCCGGCCGGCCCGTTCGCTCTTCTCAGCCGGCCACCTCGTCGAGCACGTCCAGCCAGTCGCTGACAAAACGCTCGATGCCGAAGCGCTGCAGGGCATAACGGCGGCCCGCCTCGCCCAGTTCGCGGGCTTCGAGCGGGTCGGCCAAGAGCCGCTGCATCGCCTCGATCAAACGCTCCGGCCGGGTGTCGATGTAGCCGTTCTCGCCATTGCGGATGACGGTCACCAGTTCGGTCGTCGCCAGGCCGACCACCGGCACGCCGACCATCATGGCCTCGATGATCGACAAGCCCAGGCTGGTGTAGCGGATCGGGTTGAAGAAGAAGCGGTACTGCGCCATCACCTCGGCGAGGCGGTGGTTCTCGACCTCGCCGATCCCGCCCGCGTCCTGCAATTCCAGCGCGCCCATCCCGACCAGGCTGAGCGGCACAGCCTGGCGCACTTGGCGGTAGACGTCGAGACCCAGCCGCCGCCCCCGGCGCTGCAGGTTGTTGACGACCACGATGCCCTCTGCCTTCTCGCCGGTGTAGCGCGCCGGCGCCATCAGTTTGACGCCGTGCTCGACCACCCGTGTCGGCGTGTCACCGCTGTCCCACATCAAGGCATTGAACGGTGTGCAATGCACCAGCATCACGTCTCGGTCCTGCACCCAGTGCCGGGTGTTGGTGGGATGCTCTTGGGGCGGATCGTGTTCGAGGTAGATGCGCGGCAGGCGCTGCTGAGCCGGGCTGAGCAGCCGGTACTGCTCCTCGACATAGGCGTCCTTCGACTGGAACATGATGACGTCGAACGACATATCGCGGATTTGTTCGACCGGTGCCTCGTGCACGTTGTCGCCCCACGGCAGCGTGCCGCTGCGCCCGCTGTGGTGGGTCGAGCGCTCGGCGTCTGTGACCAGGTAGAAGTCGTGCGGCACCTGCGTCAGGTAGTACAGATAGTTGCCATGCACGTGCCAGGTGAGGATCTTGAGCCGCTTACTGCGGGACATGTTCGATTTCTCCTGTGAGGCAAAGTTGGGCCGCGTCGATCACGGCTTCGGTGGATATCGCGAGGGCACACTCGTGGCCACTCGGGCACAGTTCATGGCTGCAGGGTCGGCACGGCAGGTCGCACCACAACACGCGGTGCAGCCCGCGGTCGAGCGGCCCCCAGCGCGCCACGTCACCACCGGAGCTGATCACCACGCTCGGCCGATGCAGGGCGGCCGCGATATGCGACACGCCGGTGTCGTTGCTGACCACCAGCCGCGCACCTTCGATCAGCGCGCCCAGCTCCCACAAGGTGGTGCGCCCGACCAGGTCGACGGCCCGATGGCGCATCGCCGCTTGCAACTCG from Caldimonas brevitalea encodes the following:
- a CDS encoding glycosyltransferase family 4 protein produces the protein MSRSKRLKILTWHVHGNYLYYLTQVPHDFYLVTDAERSTHHSGRSGTLPWGDNVHEAPVEQIRDMSFDVIMFQSKDAYVEEQYRLLSPAQQRLPRIYLEHDPPQEHPTNTRHWVQDRDVMLVHCTPFNALMWDSGDTPTRVVEHGVKLMAPARYTGEKAEGIVVVNNLQRRGRRLGLDVYRQVRQAVPLSLVGMGALELQDAGGIGEVENHRLAEVMAQYRFFFNPIRYTSLGLSIIEAMMVGVPVVGLATTELVTVIRNGENGYIDTRPERLIEAMQRLLADPLEARELGEAGRRYALQRFGIERFVSDWLDVLDEVAG